A window of Synergistaceae bacterium genomic DNA:
ACTAAATCAAATTAAATCTTGAATAACGGTGCAAGTACAAGAGCTACTACTGTCATTAACTTAATTAAAATATTCAGTGCCGGGCCCGCTGTATCTTTGAAGGGATCTCCTACTGTATCGCCCACAACTGCCGCCGCGTGATTCTGTGAGCCTTTGCCGTTGAAATGCCCCTCTTCGATATACTTTTTCGCGTTGTCCCATGCTCCGCCGGAATTTGCCATAAATAAAGCCATCATTACGCCCGTTACTATTGAGCCGCCAAGCAAGCCGCCTAAAGCCTCTTTACCGAGTATAAAGCCTACAAGAACAGGCACTAATATAGCCATAACTCCGGGAATAATCATTTGAGTCAATGCCGCATGAGTCGAAATTGATACACAGCGTTCATATTCGGGCTGGGCTGTACCTTCCATAATGCCGGCTATCTCGTGGAACTGTCTGCGGACTTCTTCAATCATTGAGCCTGCTGCTTTGCTTACTGCGTCAATCGATAACGAACAGAATACAAACGGGAGCATTCCGCCGATTAACATTCCGACTATTACATAAGGATTCATTATGTCAATTTTTTCAATATGTGCAGCCTGTGAATATGCCACGAATAAAGCAAGAGCCGTTAATGCCGCCGAACCTATTGCGAGCCCCTTACCCATTGCCGCCGTCGTGTTACCTATTGCGTCAAGATGATCCGTGATTTTGCGTACACCTTCAGGAAGTTTGCTCATTTCAGCAATTCCGCCCGCGTTGTCTGCTATTGGCCCATATGCGTCGACACTTAAAGAAATTCCCGTGATTGAAAGCATCCCGACCGCCGAGACTGCCACGCCGAACATTCCCGCAAGATAATAGCTGATTAGAGTAGCAAGGCAGATTAATAATACAGGAATTCCCACCGACATCATACCGAGTGAAAGCCCCGATAAAATAACCGTCGCTGTTCCCGTATTAGAAGACTCTGCTACACTCCTCACAAATCTATAATCGCCTGAAGTATAAATCTCTGTTACTATTCCGATCGCTATACCAGCAAGGACTCCCGACGTAACAGAAAGAAATACGCTGAAGGAATTTGCAAAGAAAAATAGAATGCTCAATATAAACGTGCCCGCAATCATTAAGCCGCCTGCTACAAATGTCCCTGTTCTGAGTGCAAATGCCGCGTCGCCGTCGTCTATTCTCTGAATGACTCCATCCATGCCCGGCAATTTACGCACAAATGATATTACAGTGTCAGAAAATGGAACTTTGCGAGAAATCATCATACAGCCGACTATTGACGAGAAAACACCCCATGCTGCTAAGAATAACGGGTAACCGATCCCCCAGAGTCCTAGAGCCTCGCCGCCCTGTGTGAATGAATATACTGCTCCGATTGCCATAGCTGCTAAGATTGAATTCACGTAGGACTCGAATAAATCCGCGCCCATTCCTGCAATATCGCCAACGTTGTCGCCGACGTTATCAGCTATGACTGCAGGATTTCTCGGATCATCTTCGGGGATTCCAGCTTCAACTTTTCCGACTAAATCAGCTCCCACGTCTGCAGCCTTTGTATAAATTCCGCCGCCTACACGTGCAAATAACGCGATTGAACTTGCACCCATTCCGAAAGCCGTCAAAGCCGTTACATCGTTCAGGAATAAATAAGCAACTGCCAAGCCCATGAGTCCGAGTCCTACAACGACCATTCCCACGATACTGCCGCCGGAAAAAGCAACTTCTAAAGCATTCCCCGCCGCACTCAAAACTGAATGACTCTCTTCAGGTGCCGGAGCTGTTACTGTTTCGGGTTCTGACTCTGTTATTTCTGATTTGTCGAGTTCAACGGATTTTTTTGCTGATTTCTTTGCGGGAGTCTCTGTTGAATCTTGAGGCATACCAGCTAAAGCCGCATAAGTCGTCCGCCCATTCGCCTGAGTAGCTACATACATCCCGATATAACCGGCTGTAGCACTGCACAAAGCTCCGAGAACAAATGCAAACGCCGCACCGAGTCCCAGTGCTGAGACAAGCAAAATCGCTACTACACCCACAAAAGGAGCAAGCCAAGTATATTCTTTCTTGAGAAATGCCATCGCGCCTTTGTGAATAATGTCAGAAAGTTCGGCGACTCGGGGATGATCAACGGGACTCTCTGAAAGTTTTTGATACACTGACCAAGCATAAAACCCGGCCAAGACTCCAAATACTAGAGTTATAAATACTAAGAATAGCCACATTGAAATTTTTACCTCCTGTTTATTTCAGAAAATTATGATTCATAAATTATAGCTTAAAAATTTATTTACACGAATATTTTATTAATATTTTGCTATACTTCTTAATAAATCATGACTCAAGGGGGCGCAAAAAATGTTAATCGTAATTATACAGTGTGAAGACGTAATTAAAAGATGTTCGGGCTTTCTTTGCATGAATGACTTTTACGAGAGAATTAATAAATTTGAGGGCTATTCACAAGAGACTCGTTGTATGACAATAACCTGCGGAGGTTGCTGCGGGAATTTATTGACTCCTAAACTTGAAAATCTAGGCATGAGACTCAAGAAAGCAGGCATAAATAAAGACGATGTAATTATTCATTTAGCGACCTGCATATGCTCTGAGAATTCACACAGACAGCCCTGTCCGTTCATAAATAGAATCAAGGCGTTATTGAATCGTAAAGGCTTTAATAATATTGTGTTAGGGACTCATATTTCAAAGAAGGCTCAAGCGAAAAGGGACGCAGGAATCTATAAAAACTGGCTGTAAAAAAATTTCTTCTTGCAATTTAACGAGAATGCTATAAAATTTGCGCGTTTTATTATTTATTAATTCATAACTGGAGGAATGTTGTATTGTGTCGTCGTCCCGGTCTTTTACTTTCGATTTCTGTACTTTGCATTAGCGCGCTTATAGTTACGTTCGGTGTTGTTGATATCGAACTCGAATCAGGTTCACATTTTGGGCTTGGTCTTCCTGCTCAAGTGCCGTTATTATTTGCTACGGTCTTTGCTGCTTTAGTCGGAGCGTTATATTTAAAACGTTCTTGGCAAGATTTAGAAAAGGGCATGGCTGGAGCTATTCAAGTTTCTATTCAGGCAATAGTAATATTAATTCTAGTAGGCTGTCTTGTCGGCTCATGGATTCAAAGCGGAGTAGTTGCGACAATGATTTATTACGGCCTCGAAGTAATGTCCCCTCGATATTTTTATCTAGCAACGTTAATAATTAGTGTAGTTGTTGCTCTTGCGACTGGGTGCTGCTGGACAACAAGTTCAACAGTCGGAGTCGCTTTAATCGGTATAAGCGCAGGTCTTGGCCTTCCTTTGCCGATAACTGCAGGCTTTGTAATATCAGGAGCATATTTCGGAGATAAAATCTCCCCGCTTTCTGATACAACGAATCTTGCTCCGGCGGTGGCCGGCAGTGAATTATTTGATCATGTCCGTGCAATGATTTGGACAACGGTGCCGACTCTTTTAATCACGGCTGTAATAGCTTTCATGATGGGAGACTCTGCGCAGGGTTCAGACGGCGGGCGAATCGCTTTAATTCAAAGCATGATGAGAGCAGAGTTTAATATTTCTTTATGGGCATTTATTCCGCCTATGATAATTCTTGTGATGGCAGCGTTAAAGATTCCTGCAATTCCGGGAATAGTCGCGGGCATTACTGGGAGTCTTGTATTATCGCTTGTCAGAGGCTCGACACCATTTGAGACAATGAACGTGTTATTTTCCGGATATGTGCCTGAACACTTAGCAAAATTTGCCGAAGCTGCTACACCTGAAGCAATGACAAGTAGAACAGGCTCATTTGAAGCGGCTTTCACGTCATCGGCTTTAACAGTAACACCTGAAATTTTCGCGAAAGTCGGCGGCCTTCTCACACAATTATTTACACGAGGCGGCATGACTTCAATGTTAGAGACTGTATGCTTGATAGTCGTAGCTTTATCACTGGGCGGCATTATGGAAGTCTGCGGATTTCTTGATGTAATTCTTGACGCTTTAATGAGACACGTTAAGACAGTTACAGGCATGATCGGATCAGTTCTTGCGTCTGCATTCATGGCAAATGTTTTCTTGAGCGAGCAGTATTTATCTATTATAGTTCCGGGTCGAATGTTCAAACGCGCATTTGATGAACGTAAATGGCCGAACGGGAAGAAATTAGCTCCTGTTATGTTATCGCGTTCACTTGAGGACAGCGGCACAATGACTTCTGTATTAGTTCCTTGGAACACTTGCGGCGTTTATGTCAGTTCAGTTTTAGGAGTGGCGACTCTTGATTATTTGCCATATTGCTTTATGAACTGGCTTAATCCCATTATAGCATTAATAATGACTTCTTTAGGGCTTGCAATTATCTGGAAAAATGACGAGGAGTCAGAGTCAGAAAATGTATTTGTCCCTGAAGGTGCAATTGCTGAATAAGTAAAAAAATTTGTCCCCTGTCATGAAAGGCAGGGGAATTTTGTTTTCTTGAATGGAGCTGAGGAGATTCGAACTCCCGGCCTCGACAATGCGAATGTCGCGCGCTCCCAACTGCGCTACAGCCCCGATAGAACGCAAAATATTTTATGCCCGTTAAACTTTTCTGTCAATATTCCCGAAAATGTATATATCTCTAAATTTATTTATACGCAAAAATTTTCACTCTTTACTCTTAAAGGAATGAGTTATAATGCAATATACATGGAGGTGCGTTAAAACATGATAATTCGACATAATCTTGCAGCTCTTACGGCGTTTAATAATATTGAGCACAACGCTGTAACAACTAAGAGAGCAGCGCAGGCACTAGCAACAGGGCAGCGCATAAATTCAGCAGCTGATGACGCAGCAGGACTCGCAATCAGTGAAAAAATGCGTTCACAAATTAACGGGCTTAATACTGCAATGAAGAACACTCAAGACGGGATTTCTTTACTTCAGACAGCAGAAGGAGCTTTAAGCAGCACTACATCAATTTTGCAAAGAATGCGCGAACTTTCTGTACAGGCTGCTAATGACACTCTGACAGGACAAGACAGAATTTATATTCAGGCCGAAATTGAACAGCTCAAGGACGAGATTAATAAAATATCCGGCACAACGCAATTTAACAAGAAAAAATTGTTAAACGGGGACTCGGCGGCTTTATGGTCAAGTTCAGATAATAATCTCAAGGCAATAATTAACGGCTCACTTGTTTCAACGGATCAATTCGGGCAGAAAATTAATCACGAGGGCAATTACAAAATTGAGATTACTTCAGATCCCGGTAAAGCTCAAGTCCAAAAAAGTAATATAATGCCGTTCTTAACTACAGAAAACAAAGACGAGACAATTACTTACACAAAAACTCACGTTGAAACGATAAGAACTTTCACCGAAGAGACAGTAACAATTACAGAAGAGAAAGAAATCAGCATAATTCTTGACGGCGGCGATAACGGCGAGGCTATAAGCAGCGTAAAAGAAGCTGATAATCTCGACGAAATAACAAGCGGGTGGGATTTCGATACATCTGCAAAGACACTCACAATAAAATCAGACGGCCTTTATCGCATAACAGCAACAAATTCAATGATTTCTACACAAAATAATATCGTAGTTGCTGCCGGTGTTAATGCTCAAATTTTCCTTGACGGCGTTAATATTAATACCAGTTCAGCAAACAAACCTGCATTTGAAATCGAACCGGGCGGAAAAGCTGAAATTTTTTTAGCAAATACTAATAGACTTAGGAGTGCTTCAGGCCGTGCAGGTATAGAAGTAAGAGGTGCCATGACAGATACGGACTCAATTGCTTCAGTAGTAATAAACAGCGCAAATTCTTCTAATAGTTCTTCTCTTGACGGTGTTCTTGAAGTTACAGGAGGTTACCAAGCAGCAGCAATCGGAGGTCCCGGCAATAATTCCCCGTACTCAAACGGCAGATCAGGCTCAATAGAGATAAACGGCGGAACAATTATAGCTACGGGCGGACAAGATGCAGCAGGAATAGGCGGAGGATATACTTCAGGTTACAACGGAGGCGGCACTATCACAATTAACGGCGGCGATGTTACAGCGATAAGCCCTCTTGATGCCGGTATAGGTACAGGATTACGCGGGAATTCTTCATCAGGAACAAATAACGATGGAACTGTAATAACAATTACGGGAGGCCGCATTAAGGCCAAAGGCGGATCTGGAGCTGGTGCTGGTATAGGCGGAGGACTTTATTTTGACAGCGGAGTTATTCAGATTAAATCAGGCATAACAATTATGACAGATATGCCGACAAATGATGCAGATTTTCTCACAAAAGCCGCACAAAAAGATGTCAGTACGTCAGGATCATTTGTATATGCTGTAATGGGTGCTACTTCTACTGCTGCAATAGGTCATGGAAAAAATGCTAAAGACACAGAAGGCGCAATAGATCTTCAAGCAAATATTTCTACACCTACCCCCCCGTCTGTGCCGTCTCTTCCTACAGCAGAAGTTACACAAACATCTGTAATTCTTCATGAAGAAGTCGAATATATTTATACATATGAAGAAATAACTTCAGAAGCTGAAACTGAGAATAAGACATATAATACTTTGCAGGAAATAAGCCAGTTCTATAATCCCAGCGGTGTATTCATAGCAGACCCCTATCAGACTATTACAATAACGCAGGGCAACGGCAAAAGCGCAGATGTTATATTATATTCCGGCGACACTTTGGAAGAAGCAGCCAAGAAAATTAATGACGCTATAGCAAACGATCTCGGACAAGGAAAATATACGGACGACGCGAGCCACTTTTGTAATTTGGCACATGGCATTAATAACACTTCCGAATCTGCCGCATTTTATGAATCGACGTATCAATACGATTATTTGAGTGATGATGACGACAATACGGAAGAGCAAGAAATTACCAGCTCTCAGCTAATAAAATCTACACTTGTAGTGCGTTCTGTTGTACCCGGTAAAGAAGGCGAGTTAAGTTTTTCAGGCAATGACGAAATTTTGAGGGCGTTAGGCTTTAACACGATTCAAGAGTCAACAGAGACTACTTACAGAGCTTCAATATATAATGCTCATTCGGGTGAAATGCTTGCGTCTGATATAAAAGTTACTGGAAATATAATTCACAGCGTCATAAATCCAAATGTAGATTTAGAATTTGACTCTATGCTGGGTATAGCTGCAACTTGGGACAATCAATCAAGAAGTTATAAGACAGTTAATACCGGCTCCTATTCAGGAAATATACACTTAGCTGATAATTCTATTAAGTTCCAAATCGGCGCAAACGAGAACGAAAATTTTATTATTGATCTCGGTAATATGTCATCCCACGCGCTTGGCCTTGACGGTGTTAATGCAGGAACTAGAGAAACTGCTTCACGGTCTATAACTATTATTGACGGGGCAATAGATAAAATCTCTACTCAGCGAGCAAAAATAGGAACTTATATTAACACGCTTGAACATTCTTTGGACGTTCTCACAACACAAAGCGCAAGTCTCACTAAATCACTTAGCATAATTAATGACGCTGATATGGCAAGGGAGACTCTAAAATTTGTCAAGATGAGCATAATAAATCAAACGGGAATAGCAGTTCTTTCACAAGCAAATTTAATCGCTGAAAATGTCTCAAATTTATTATAATTTACCGCAAAAATAAATTCCCCCTCACTCAATAACGCAGCAAGGGGGAATAATATTTAATTCTAGCTGTATAAACGCTCGACTGCTCCGTGTACTTCTTCTAATACTGCATTATATGCTTGACGGCGGCGGCCAAAACATACATCCATCTGCTCATAGAATGTAACACTCTCAAGTCCTACGAATCTTTGTGCAATTGCTTCAGCTGTCGGCATGTAACGAATCTTGCCGTCATACATTTTCACGACTGTAACACCGCTGACTCCCTCGTCAAGTAAGATAACTGCAGCTGCTCCGATTTGTTTGCCGAAATTTACGTCATATGCTGAAGTCGATCCGCTGCGGACTATATGACTCGGTATTACTTCGCGAATTTCCGGAATCTCGAACACTCCGGGAACATACATTCCTGAAGTCTTCATAAATTGCTTAATTTCGGGGTCATTGCGCATCATTTCTTCTAAAGTATCTTTAACGAATTTTCCTGCGCCTGCTAATTTTGGGTGTCCAAACGAGTCCGCCTGTGCTGCTCCGCCGTCTGAGAATAATTTGCCGTCCTCACCTCTTACACCTTCAGCGACTACTATTGTGTAAGTTCCTGCGTGAACGTCAGAATTAAGAATCCTGCGAATATAATAATGCTTTAAGTGATCATACACGGCGTTAAAATCTACGGGAACTTCAGGAATCAATATACAGTCAGCATCGGCAGCAATTCCGCCCCTGAAAGCTGTATGACCTGCATAACGTCCGAATACTTCAATTACCATGATTCTATTATGAGTCGTCCCTGTTGTCTTGAGATCGTCAACTATGCTGGCGATTTTGTTAATGGCCGAGTCGCCTCCGACTGAGTACGTTTGCAAATCTAAATCCATAGTCTTTGGAGCATGAACGCAGGGGATTCCATGTTCTGACAAGTCAACAACTACGCTGCCCGTGTCATCTCCGCCGGAAATTACGAGCCCGTTTAAATTGTGCTTGCGTAATCCCATCATGATTCTGTCATATTTGTCGGGGTCATTAATCTTTGAAATTTTGACTCTGCTGTGTCCCGCGTCGCTTCCTGCAAATGACGAATTTACATGATCGGTGCGTTCTTCGTCAAGTTCTACTAAGTGATCAAAATCTACAAGGTTATACAATCCTGCGTAACCGTTCGGAATCGTGTAAGTCCTGATCCCCCGCATTAATGCAGCCTTAGCCGCTCCCCTGATGACTGCATTGAGTCCGCCGCAGTCTCCGCCTGAAGTAATTATGCCGATGTTCTTCATGTTGCCTTTGTTATCCACGATAAAATTACTCTCCTTTTTTGTGTGAAAAATTTTCATGAACTCAAAGCTAATTATACAGTGATTCAAAAATTTTATGTAAAGAGTAAACCGCAAAATTTCTTATGACATTATAGAGAATTATATATAAAATATTTTCATTCATGGCAAAATTAATATATCTTTTAGGCAGTAATTCGGGACTTCTTGATAACAGCGGGGCAGCAAGTCAAGAATTTCCGGAAATAGCAATAAAATTTATTATTTATACTTTATTTATTTATTATTAAATATTTAAGTAGGAGGAAATTTTATCATGACAACAGGACCTGTATTAGGTGAATTCTTCGGCACTCTTGTTCTAGTAGTATTCGGTGACGGCAACGTCGCAAATCTCGTACTCAAAGACTCAAAAGCCAACGGCTCTAACTGGGTTCATATTTGCTGGGGCTGGGCTTGGGCGGTCGGTCTGGGAGTTTTCGCGGCAAATGCACTCGGAAGCGCACAGGCAGATTTGAATCCCGCTGTAACAGTTGCAAAGACTCTCGCTGGGATTTACGGTTCATGGGGTGAGGCTTGCAATATAATAATTGCTCAAATGATCGGCGGTTTCTGCGGTGCTGTTATAGTCTGGCTTGCATATCTTGATCACTGGGCCGGCTCGGATAAAAACGCAATGCTCGGAGTTTTCTGTACTGCTCCTAATAAAAGCGAATCAGACCGTAATCTCTGTTGCTGCTTCATAACTGAGGTAATTGCTACATTCTTCCTTGTTACGTTAATTATGTGCGTGTTCTCTGAAGGTGTTGCAACAAAATCAGGCTTCACACCCGGAGTCGGTACTTTCTTAGTTGCCGGTATAATTTACGGACTCGGTGCAGCACTGGGAGGCCCTACAGGTTACGCACTCAACCCCGCAAGAGACTTAAGCCCTAGAATCGCTCATTTTGTCCTGCCTATTCCCGGCAAGAGAGACTCGGACTGGGCTTATTCGTGGGTTCCTGTTTGCGGCCCGCTCGTAGGTGCTGTAGGAGCTTACTTCTTCTGCCATATGTTCGGCTTGATGTAAAAAATTTCTGCCCCCGCGCATTAATTAATTTTTCAGGAGTTATTACAATGTTATTTAAGTTATTCGGAAGCAAGAAAGAATCAAATAATAATACTCCGACAACCGCGCCAGAAATTAAACAGGAGGAAAAAATTTCAATGTCAATAAAAAAATATGTCGCAGCAATAGATCAAGGCACAACAAGCACGCGCTGTATGTTATTTGCGAAAGACGGCCGCCCGGTAGCTTCTCATCAAATGGAACATGAACAATTCTTCCCGAATCCCGGCTGGGTCGAGCATGACGCAATGGAAATTTGGAGCAGGACTCAAGACGTAATCAGGCAGGCACTAATGAAGGGTAATATCTCACCTGAAGAGATCGCCGCAGTGGGAATCACTAATCAGCGCGAGACTACAGTCGTATGGGAGAAAGCAACAGGCAAGCCCATTTATCACGCAATAGTCTGGCAGTGTACGAGGACTCAAGATTTCTGCACTGAATGGCTCAAGAAACCGGGCTGGGGTCAAAACGAGAAGGGCGAGGGCAAAGTCAAAGAAATAACGGGACTGCTCATAAATCCGTATTTTTCAGGGACAAAAATCCGCTGGATTCTCGACAATGTACCCGGCGCGCGAGAGAAAGCAGAGAAGGGCGAATTATTATTCGGCAACACTGATACTTGGCTTATATGGAACTTAACCGGCGGAGTCAACGGCGGAGTCCATGTTACGGACGTTTCTAATGCGTCTCGAACTCTTTTAATGAATATAGAGACTCTAAAATGGGACGAGACTATGCTAAAAGAGTTAAATATTCCCGAGTCAATGCTCCCTAAAATTATGCCTTCAAGCGCAGTATACGGCAGCACAACAAAATCTGGGCCGTTCGGTGCAGAGATTCCAGTCGCTGGAGATTTAGGAGATCAGCAGGCGGCGTTATTCGGTCAGGCTTGTTTGAGCGAGGGAGAAGCAAAGAATACTTACGGCACAGGCTGCTTTATGTTAATGAACATAGGAGATAAGCCGATTCCTTCTAAAAATGGATTATTGACGACCGCGTTTTATTCACGTGAACCGGGCAAATGTTATTATGCTCTTGAGGGCTCTATTGCGATTGCGGGGGCTGCTATTCAGTGGCTGCGTGATAATTTGAGACTCGTCGACGATGCACCTGTAACTGAATATTTTGCGGGTAAAGTTAAGGACTCGGGCGGAATTTATTTCGTTCCTGCATTCTCCGGACTCTTTGCTCCGTACTGGGACATGACAGCTCGCGGGGCAATTGTAGGACTCACGCGTTATATTCGTAAGGAGCATATTATACGCGCTACACTTGAGAGTCTTTGCTATCAGACAAGAGACGTTATCGAGGCAATGGAGAAAGACTCCGGCAAGAAATTAACGGCTCTGAAAGTTGACGGCGGAGCAGTAGTAAATAATTTGCTCATGCAGTTACAAGCTGATATACTCGGTGCTGAAGTTGTTAGACCTGTTGTAAACGAGACTACGGCATTAGGGGCAGCATATGCGGCAGGACTCGCTGTTGGATTCTGGAAAGATGAAGGCGACATCCGGGCGAACTGGGCAGAAGATCACAAATTTACGCCTGAACTCCCAGCGGACGAACGCGAGAAAGCATATAAAGGCTGGAAGAAAGCAATCGAGAAATCACGAGCTTGGACGGACTAATCTATAAATCTTGATTCAAGTCAATAAAGGCAGCTCCAAAAACGGGGCTGTCATTTTTTAGGCAGATAAACAGGGGAGGGAATAATTTTTTATGAATAATTATGACGTGATTATAATCGGCTCAGGCATAACGGGAGCTTCAATCGCCCGCGAACTCTCGAAATATAAATTAAATATTGCCGTGATCGATAAAGCCAGCGAACTTCCTTCAGGTGCCAGCCGTGCAAACTCTTCAATGATTCACGGGGGATTTGACGACGAACCCGGCACAGTTAAAGCAAAATTTTGTGTTCCCGGTAATAAATTATGGCATAAATTAAAATATGAGCTTGATATACATTTGGACGAGTGCGGCTCGTTTGTGTGTGCATTCAATGACTCGGAAGTTAAGCACCTAGAAAAATTATTAGAACAGGGCAATAAAAACGGGAGTCCGGGACTTGAGATAATTTCAGGCGATAAATTACGTGAACGCGAGCCAAACACGAATCCCGAAATAATTGCGGCTTTGTGGTCTCCTGAAGCAGGAATAATAAATAATTTCGAGGCCGTTAATGCCATGATTGAGAGCGCACAAATTAACGGAGCTGATTTATTTCTTGAGACTCTAGCAACGGGGCTGATTCTTGATGACGAGAAAAATATTAAAGGCGTTCACACTAACAAGGGCGATTTTCTTGCACCGGTCATAATAAATGCAGGCGGAGTCCATTCCGGAGAAATTGCAGAGTGGGCAGGCGACAAAAGTTTTAAGATAATTCCCACTAAAGGCGAGTATTATTTACTTGACCGCACGACCGGAAATTTTATAAC
This region includes:
- a CDS encoding 6-phosphofructokinase, coding for MKNIGIITSGGDCGGLNAVIRGAAKAALMRGIRTYTIPNGYAGLYNLVDFDHLVELDEERTDHVNSSFAGSDAGHSRVKISKINDPDKYDRIMMGLRKHNLNGLVISGGDDTGSVVVDLSEHGIPCVHAPKTMDLDLQTYSVGGDSAINKIASIVDDLKTTGTTHNRIMVIEVFGRYAGHTAFRGGIAADADCILIPEVPVDFNAVYDHLKHYYIRRILNSDVHAGTYTIVVAEGVRGEDGKLFSDGGAAQADSFGHPKLAGAGKFVKDTLEEMMRNDPEIKQFMKTSGMYVPGVFEIPEIREVIPSHIVRSGSTSAYDVNFGKQIGAAAVILLDEGVSGVTVVKMYDGKIRYMPTAEAIAQRFVGLESVTFYEQMDVCFGRRRQAYNAVLEEVHGAVERLYS
- a CDS encoding CGGC domain-containing protein, whose protein sequence is MLIVIIQCEDVIKRCSGFLCMNDFYERINKFEGYSQETRCMTITCGGCCGNLLTPKLENLGMRLKKAGINKDDVIIHLATCICSENSHRQPCPFINRIKALLNRKGFNNIVLGTHISKKAQAKRDAGIYKNWL
- a CDS encoding aquaporin family protein produces the protein MTTGPVLGEFFGTLVLVVFGDGNVANLVLKDSKANGSNWVHICWGWAWAVGLGVFAANALGSAQADLNPAVTVAKTLAGIYGSWGEACNIIIAQMIGGFCGAVIVWLAYLDHWAGSDKNAMLGVFCTAPNKSESDRNLCCCFITEVIATFFLVTLIMCVFSEGVATKSGFTPGVGTFLVAGIIYGLGAALGGPTGYALNPARDLSPRIAHFVLPIPGKRDSDWAYSWVPVCGPLVGAVGAYFFCHMFGLM
- a CDS encoding sodium-translocating pyrophosphatase, whose amino-acid sequence is MYVATQANGRTTYAALAGMPQDSTETPAKKSAKKSVELDKSEITESEPETVTAPAPEESHSVLSAAGNALEVAFSGGSIVGMVVVGLGLMGLAVAYLFLNDVTALTAFGMGASSIALFARVGGGIYTKAADVGADLVGKVEAGIPEDDPRNPAVIADNVGDNVGDIAGMGADLFESYVNSILAAMAIGAVYSFTQGGEALGLWGIGYPLFLAAWGVFSSIVGCMMISRKVPFSDTVISFVRKLPGMDGVIQRIDDGDAAFALRTGTFVAGGLMIAGTFILSILFFFANSFSVFLSVTSGVLAGIAIGIVTEIYTSGDYRFVRSVAESSNTGTATVILSGLSLGMMSVGIPVLLICLATLISYYLAGMFGVAVSAVGMLSITGISLSVDAYGPIADNAGGIAEMSKLPEGVRKITDHLDAIGNTTAAMGKGLAIGSAALTALALFVAYSQAAHIEKIDIMNPYVIVGMLIGGMLPFVFCSLSIDAVSKAAGSMIEEVRRQFHEIAGIMEGTAQPEYERCVSISTHAALTQMIIPGVMAILVPVLVGFILGKEALGGLLGGSIVTGVMMALFMANSGGAWDNAKKYIEEGHFNGKGSQNHAAAVVGDTVGDPFKDTAGPALNILIKLMTVVALVLAPLFKI
- the glpK gene encoding glycerol kinase GlpK, with the translated sequence MSIKKYVAAIDQGTTSTRCMLFAKDGRPVASHQMEHEQFFPNPGWVEHDAMEIWSRTQDVIRQALMKGNISPEEIAAVGITNQRETTVVWEKATGKPIYHAIVWQCTRTQDFCTEWLKKPGWGQNEKGEGKVKEITGLLINPYFSGTKIRWILDNVPGAREKAEKGELLFGNTDTWLIWNLTGGVNGGVHVTDVSNASRTLLMNIETLKWDETMLKELNIPESMLPKIMPSSAVYGSTTKSGPFGAEIPVAGDLGDQQAALFGQACLSEGEAKNTYGTGCFMLMNIGDKPIPSKNGLLTTAFYSREPGKCYYALEGSIAIAGAAIQWLRDNLRLVDDAPVTEYFAGKVKDSGGIYFVPAFSGLFAPYWDMTARGAIVGLTRYIRKEHIIRATLESLCYQTRDVIEAMEKDSGKKLTALKVDGGAVVNNLLMQLQADILGAEVVRPVVNETTALGAAYAAGLAVGFWKDEGDIRANWAEDHKFTPELPADEREKAYKGWKKAIEKSRAWTD
- the nhaC gene encoding Na+/H+ antiporter NhaC — encoded protein: MCRRPGLLLSISVLCISALIVTFGVVDIELESGSHFGLGLPAQVPLLFATVFAALVGALYLKRSWQDLEKGMAGAIQVSIQAIVILILVGCLVGSWIQSGVVATMIYYGLEVMSPRYFYLATLIISVVVALATGCCWTTSSTVGVALIGISAGLGLPLPITAGFVISGAYFGDKISPLSDTTNLAPAVAGSELFDHVRAMIWTTVPTLLITAVIAFMMGDSAQGSDGGRIALIQSMMRAEFNISLWAFIPPMIILVMAALKIPAIPGIVAGITGSLVLSLVRGSTPFETMNVLFSGYVPEHLAKFAEAATPEAMTSRTGSFEAAFTSSALTVTPEIFAKVGGLLTQLFTRGGMTSMLETVCLIVVALSLGGIMEVCGFLDVILDALMRHVKTVTGMIGSVLASAFMANVFLSEQYLSIIVPGRMFKRAFDERKWPNGKKLAPVMLSRSLEDSGTMTSVLVPWNTCGVYVSSVLGVATLDYLPYCFMNWLNPIIALIMTSLGLAIIWKNDEESESENVFVPEGAIAE